One Nitrospinota bacterium DNA segment encodes these proteins:
- a CDS encoding DUF1499 domain-containing protein: IIIISSIIISCVGKTPTTIGLLSDCPNKPNCVSTNNSNSKSYIEPIRYTGSRVEAKKILFLTLESFKDSKVKNVKDKFIHVEFFSKIFGFVDDVEFYFNKPGVIEFRSASRIGYSDLGVNRNRMESIRSKFNELSNGKL; the protein is encoded by the coding sequence GCATAATTATTATTAGTTCAATTATTATTTCATGCGTCGGTAAAACCCCCACCACAATTGGTCTTCTTTCGGATTGTCCTAATAAACCTAACTGCGTATCTACTAATAATAGTAATAGTAAAAGCTATATCGAACCAATTAGATATACCGGTTCTCGAGTTGAGGCGAAAAAAATTCTATTTCTAACTTTAGAAAGCTTTAAAGATTCTAAGGTAAAAAATGTAAAAGATAAATTTATCCATGTTGAATTCTTTTCGAAAATATTTGGTTTTGTGGATGATGTTGAGTTCTATTTCAATAAGCCAGGTGTTATTGAATTTCGATCAGCATCTCGTATAGGCTACAGCGACTTGGGAGTAAACCGTAATAGAATGGAGTCTATTCGTAGTAAATTTAATGAATTATCTAATGGTAAATTGTAG
- a CDS encoding acyl-CoA desaturase — protein sequence MKAQFNNLAQWFDNDRIQNKYKYSIDESIDWLRCIPFVGLHLGCFAVFFVGWSMTSIVVALILYTVRMFAITGFYHRYFSHRTFKTSRFIQFLFAVLGASAVQRGPLWWSSYHRYHHKYSDTKMDIHSPSQSGFWKSHMFWFMGKSNFSTKNDLIKDLIKFPELRILDRFDIVIPFLLAVGLFIFGDILNSYKPEWGANGPQLLVWGFFISTVLLFHGTCSTNSLAHKFGNRRYVTGDDSRNNLIISLITLGEGWHNNHHHYPNSVNQGFYWWEIDITYWILKILSVFGIIWDLKKVPENILKSSIISQKNNN from the coding sequence ATGAAAGCTCAATTTAATAACTTGGCCCAATGGTTTGATAATGATCGTATTCAAAATAAATATAAATATTCCATTGATGAAAGTATTGATTGGCTAAGATGTATCCCCTTTGTGGGGCTCCACTTAGGGTGTTTTGCGGTATTTTTCGTTGGATGGAGTATGACGTCAATTGTTGTGGCCTTAATTTTATATACAGTTCGTATGTTTGCCATTACAGGATTCTATCATCGTTATTTCTCTCACCGAACCTTTAAAACATCCCGATTTATACAATTTCTTTTTGCAGTTTTAGGTGCTTCAGCTGTTCAAAGGGGTCCGCTTTGGTGGTCTTCATATCATAGGTATCATCATAAATATTCTGATACCAAAATGGATATCCACTCTCCCTCTCAATCTGGTTTTTGGAAAAGTCACATGTTTTGGTTTATGGGTAAGTCTAACTTTTCTACCAAAAACGATTTAATTAAAGATCTTATAAAATTTCCAGAACTAAGAATCCTTGATCGTTTTGATATTGTAATACCTTTTTTATTGGCAGTTGGCTTGTTTATTTTTGGTGATATTCTTAATAGTTACAAGCCCGAATGGGGAGCTAATGGTCCCCAATTACTTGTCTGGGGTTTTTTTATCTCTACAGTTCTTTTATTTCATGGAACCTGTTCTACAAATTCTTTAGCACACAAATTTGGTAATAGACGATATGTAACTGGTGATGATAGTAGGAATAACTTAATCATTTCTTTAATCACATTAGGTGAAGGGTGGCATAACAATCATCATCATTATCCTAATTCAGTGAACCAAGGTTTTTACTGGTGGGAAATAGATATTACTTATTGGATATTAAAAATATTATCAGTTTTTGGAATTATTTGGGATCTAAAAAAAGTGCCTGAAAATATTCTGAAGTCATCGATAATTTCTCAAAAAAATAATAATTAA